From Hymenobacter sedentarius, a single genomic window includes:
- a CDS encoding Ig-like domain-containing protein, which produces MSVRAELLALLAMVALLESCAAVAPPQGGPRDRTPPRRISSSPDSAARNVKQQFVRLVFSEPVVTKDLSKNLLITPQLPPDNPYKLREERNSITLLFDKPLDANTTYSFNFRSGVVDITEGLPATNAALNFSTGAVLDSGKVSGTVTDVLTAKPIAEASVGLYRQADTAGVKRGRPYYTVLTDKEGKFNFSFLKAGPYKIYALVDKNTNGRYDEGEKIAYLPAPITITGSTGAPVALVLTQPDRRPPLLTTRQASPTQLRLSFNEGLRSAALAPVGSTQAPPAVAEALLLTDRGRTVVLFKTPEVGDGRYLLTTADSTGNVGHDTLQVKFPAAPTNGKKIPPPSLYTVDGSPRTVFPKGQVKFLFAVPVRVATGRPFGTLVEDSAKRRPLRLPADGTLSPDRTALIVRFNSRAHARLDIVLDSTAITAITGQALRLRPLRLGISEQDVSNSLSGPITTKEKNFELQLLDDKLQVVASLASPKGSYLFTDVPPGVYHLRVLIDSDGDGHWRNGDPNLLLPPEPVYLDPNPQQVRAGFDLVEPLKF; this is translated from the coding sequence ATGTCCGTTCGCGCTGAACTGCTGGCTTTGCTGGCAATGGTTGCCTTGCTCGAAAGCTGCGCTGCCGTGGCCCCGCCCCAGGGCGGCCCGCGCGACCGCACCCCGCCGCGCCGCATCAGCAGCTCGCCGGATAGCGCCGCCCGCAACGTGAAGCAGCAGTTCGTGCGCCTGGTGTTTTCGGAGCCCGTCGTCACCAAGGACTTGAGCAAAAACCTGCTCATTACCCCGCAGCTGCCACCCGACAACCCCTACAAGCTGCGCGAGGAGCGGAACTCCATCACCCTGCTTTTTGACAAGCCGCTCGACGCCAACACCACTTACAGCTTCAATTTCCGGAGCGGCGTGGTCGACATTACCGAGGGCCTGCCCGCCACCAACGCGGCCCTCAACTTCAGCACGGGCGCCGTGCTGGATTCGGGCAAGGTGAGCGGCACCGTCACCGACGTGCTGACGGCCAAACCCATAGCCGAGGCCAGCGTGGGCCTCTACCGCCAGGCCGATACCGCCGGTGTGAAGCGCGGCCGGCCCTACTACACCGTGCTCACTGATAAGGAAGGCAAATTCAATTTCAGCTTCCTCAAAGCCGGGCCCTACAAAATCTACGCCCTGGTGGACAAAAACACCAACGGCCGCTACGACGAAGGCGAGAAAATTGCCTACCTGCCCGCGCCCATCACCATTACCGGCAGCACGGGCGCGCCGGTGGCGCTCGTCCTCACCCAGCCTGACCGGCGCCCGCCGCTGCTGACTACCCGGCAGGCCAGCCCCACGCAACTGCGCCTGAGTTTCAATGAAGGCCTGCGGTCGGCGGCTCTGGCGCCAGTTGGCTCAACTCAGGCCCCGCCCGCCGTGGCCGAGGCGCTGCTGCTCACCGACCGGGGCCGCACGGTGGTGCTCTTCAAAACCCCGGAGGTAGGGGATGGGCGCTACCTGCTCACCACGGCCGACAGCACCGGCAACGTGGGGCACGACACGCTGCAGGTGAAGTTTCCGGCCGCCCCCACCAATGGCAAAAAAATCCCGCCCCCGAGCTTGTACACGGTGGATGGCAGCCCGCGCACGGTATTCCCCAAGGGCCAGGTCAAGTTCCTGTTTGCCGTACCGGTGCGCGTGGCCACGGGCCGGCCGTTCGGCACGCTGGTCGAGGATTCAGCGAAGCGCCGGCCCCTGCGCCTGCCGGCCGATGGCACCCTCAGCCCCGACCGCACGGCCCTTATTGTGCGGTTCAATAGCAGGGCCCACGCGCGGCTCGACATTGTACTCGACAGCACGGCCATCACGGCCATTACGGGGCAGGCCTTGCGGTTGCGGCCGTTGCGCCTCGGCATCAGCGAGCAGGACGTGTCGAATAGCCTGTCGGGCCCGATTACCACCAAGGAGAAAAACTTTGAGCTGCAGTTGCTCGACGATAAGCTGCAGGTGGTGGCCAGCCTGGCCTCGCCCAAGGGAAGCTACCTGTTTACGGACGTGCCCCCCGGCGTTTACCACCTACGCGTGCTGATTGACAGCGACGGCGATGGCCACTGGCGTAACGGCGACCCGAACCTGCTGCTCCCGCCCGAGCCGGTGTACCTGGACCCCAACCCCCAGCAGGTGCGGGCCGGATTCGACCTGGTGGAGCCCCTCAAGTTTTAG
- a CDS encoding efflux RND transporter permease subunit yields the protein MWEHLAYFIIRFRLSLIAVLAVITVFMAWKAKDVEMTYDFAQVVSPNDPDMIYFQDFKKTFGEDGNVLVVGLQDSSVYKLGNFNELRQLTDTLAKVEGVNGVLSVSKLLNISKDTAANSFKATPIFKNAPRSQAELDSLMRVVNSVEFYKGQLISPTTGATLLALTMDPKYLNSSRRQAVMNNILGFTKQFEQKTKIKLHYAGLPYVRSTMTSKVASEMKFFTILAMAVTGLTLLVFFRTWSAVVFPLIVVGVTVIWCIGSIVLLGFKINLLTGLIPSIIVVIGIPNCTYLLSRYHYDYRKSGNQMLAMTRVIRKIGLVTLMNNTTTAVGFIVFAFTDIAILYQFGLVATINIFAAFIISFILIPAVFSMLPPPTPKQLEHLDAKPLTKLLEFFDHLVLDRRPTVYVAAMVMVAGAAFGISRIESVSYMVDDLPKKSSVNADLAFFESHFNGVMPLEFEVDTHKKRGLLKLKNLEKIDQFEKFLRTQPELSPPVSLVTFLKASTQAFYNGDPKFFRLPDNSERTFILSALANSRGAGNEAGMNSKLLRSFADSTGQRARISLKIADIGSQNLDSLMNKRILPEMNRIFTGSGMDIRPTGTTIIFTKGNEYIIHTLRESLLLAFGLVGLVVLILFRSFKTVLFALIPNAVTLVLTAGIMGFFNIPLKPSTALIFVIALGIDGDNSIHLLAKFRQEMALNGQRVREAVSVTLSEAGTSMIYTSIVLFVGFSIFAFSEFGGTKALGLLMSASLLITNFSNLILLPAMLITFDHGKGNLIDNNALIRHYDESYHEEDDDAELNLARMKKESDVGTYEI from the coding sequence ATGTGGGAGCACCTCGCCTATTTCATTATTCGGTTTCGTCTTTCGCTGATTGCGGTGTTGGCCGTTATCACCGTGTTCATGGCCTGGAAAGCCAAGGACGTGGAGATGACCTACGACTTTGCCCAAGTCGTGAGTCCTAACGACCCGGACATGATTTATTTCCAGGACTTTAAGAAGACCTTTGGCGAAGACGGCAATGTGCTGGTGGTGGGCTTGCAAGACAGCTCCGTGTACAAGCTCGGCAATTTCAACGAGCTGCGCCAGCTTACCGATACCCTCGCCAAAGTAGAGGGCGTGAACGGCGTGCTCAGCGTGAGCAAACTGCTCAACATCAGTAAGGATACGGCTGCTAATAGCTTCAAGGCCACGCCTATTTTTAAAAATGCTCCCCGCAGCCAAGCCGAATTGGACAGCCTAATGCGGGTCGTCAATAGCGTGGAGTTCTACAAGGGCCAACTCATCAGCCCCACCACCGGGGCTACGCTGCTGGCCCTGACCATGGACCCGAAGTACCTGAATTCGTCGCGCCGGCAGGCGGTGATGAACAACATTTTGGGCTTCACCAAGCAGTTTGAGCAGAAAACCAAAATCAAGCTGCACTACGCTGGCCTGCCCTACGTGCGCTCCACCATGACGAGCAAGGTGGCGTCGGAAATGAAGTTCTTCACCATCCTGGCCATGGCCGTGACTGGGCTCACGCTGCTGGTGTTCTTCCGGACATGGTCGGCAGTGGTGTTTCCGCTCATTGTGGTGGGCGTCACGGTTATCTGGTGCATCGGGTCTATTGTGCTACTGGGCTTCAAAATCAACCTGCTCACGGGCCTGATTCCGAGCATTATCGTCGTTATCGGCATCCCGAACTGCACCTACCTGCTCTCGCGCTACCACTACGACTACCGAAAATCGGGCAACCAGATGCTGGCCATGACGCGGGTCATCCGCAAAATCGGCCTCGTGACTTTGATGAACAACACGACCACGGCCGTGGGCTTCATCGTGTTTGCCTTCACCGATATTGCCATTCTCTACCAGTTTGGGCTGGTAGCCACCATCAACATTTTCGCGGCTTTTATCATCAGTTTCATTCTGATTCCGGCCGTGTTCAGCATGTTGCCGCCGCCCACCCCCAAGCAGCTCGAGCACCTCGATGCCAAGCCGCTCACCAAGCTGCTGGAGTTCTTCGACCACCTCGTGCTCGACCGCCGGCCCACCGTGTACGTGGCCGCTATGGTGATGGTAGCCGGCGCCGCCTTCGGCATTTCGCGCATCGAATCGGTCTCCTACATGGTCGACGACTTGCCCAAGAAAAGCTCCGTAAACGCCGATTTGGCCTTTTTCGAAAGCCATTTCAACGGTGTGATGCCGCTGGAATTTGAGGTCGACACCCACAAAAAGCGCGGCCTGCTCAAGCTCAAGAACCTGGAGAAAATCGACCAGTTCGAGAAGTTTCTGCGCACCCAACCGGAGCTGTCACCGCCCGTCAGCCTCGTCACCTTCCTCAAGGCCAGCACCCAAGCCTTCTACAACGGCGACCCGAAGTTTTTCCGCCTGCCCGATAACTCCGAGCGCACCTTCATCTTGAGCGCCCTGGCCAATTCCCGGGGCGCCGGCAACGAAGCGGGCATGAACAGCAAGCTTTTGCGCTCCTTCGCCGACAGCACCGGGCAGCGCGCTCGCATCAGTCTGAAAATCGCCGACATCGGCTCGCAGAACCTCGATTCGCTGATGAACAAGCGCATCCTGCCCGAGATGAACCGCATTTTCACCGGTTCGGGCATGGACATTCGGCCCACTGGCACCACCATCATCTTCACCAAGGGCAACGAGTACATCATTCACACCCTGCGCGAAAGCTTGCTGCTGGCCTTTGGGCTGGTGGGTTTGGTGGTGCTCATCCTCTTCCGCTCGTTCAAAACGGTCCTGTTTGCCCTCATTCCGAATGCTGTGACGCTGGTGTTGACGGCCGGCATTATGGGCTTTTTCAATATTCCGCTCAAGCCCAGCACGGCCCTGATTTTCGTGATTGCACTGGGCATCGACGGCGACAACTCCATTCACCTGCTGGCCAAATTCCGCCAGGAAATGGCCCTGAATGGCCAGCGCGTGCGCGAAGCCGTATCGGTTACGCTGAGCGAGGCCGGCACGAGCATGATTTACACCAGCATCGTGCTGTTCGTCGGTTTCAGCATTTTCGCCTTCAGCGAATTCGGTGGCACCAAGGCCTTGGGATTGTTAATGTCGGCTTCGTTGTTAATCACCAACTTTTCCAACCTGATTTTGCTGCCCGCCATGCTCATTACGTTCGACCACGGCAAAGGCAATTTGATTGATAACAATGCTTTGATTCGTCATTACGACGAGTCGTATCACGAAGAAGACGATGATGCCGAGCTGAATTTGGCCCGAATGAAAAAAGAAAGCGACGTTGGTACTTATGAGATTTAA
- a CDS encoding DUF4385 domain-containing protein produces the protein MPFDYTLDFQTVDFRQHPELYRVGRGEQGVLLVQPYKGEILPHWRFKDAAAATESSETIYGLFEAYLKAQDFVGADMARKFIQMGFTRARRYANHRGGKKYAGPVPDDKKGQSGAHGRAELPRTTHPDENKVEAAAIFKRKWDQAKAHPEYLRQKETFIEKYGK, from the coding sequence ATGCCGTTCGATTACACCCTCGATTTCCAGACTGTTGATTTCCGGCAGCACCCCGAGCTGTACCGCGTGGGCCGGGGCGAGCAGGGCGTGCTGCTGGTACAGCCCTACAAGGGCGAAATCCTGCCCCACTGGCGCTTCAAAGACGCGGCGGCAGCCACCGAGTCGTCGGAGACCATTTACGGGCTATTTGAGGCTTATTTGAAAGCACAGGATTTCGTGGGGGCCGACATGGCTCGGAAATTCATTCAGATGGGCTTTACGCGGGCCCGGCGCTACGCCAACCACCGCGGCGGCAAGAAGTACGCCGGTCCCGTGCCCGACGACAAGAAGGGCCAAAGCGGGGCCCACGGCCGGGCCGAACTGCCCCGCACCACCCACCCCGACGAGAACAAGGTGGAAGCCGCCGCCATCTTCAAGCGCAAGTGGGACCAGGCCAAAGCGCACCCCGAGTACCTGCGGCAGAAAGAAACCTTTATAGAGAAATACGGGAAGTAG
- the ileS gene encoding isoleucine--tRNA ligase codes for MKYPEYKQPLNYGQVGEDILAWWKEHGIFEKSVSSREGQPTFVFYEGPPSANGAPGIHHVMARTVKDIFCRYQTLQGKQVSRKGGWDTHGLPIELQVEKELGITKEDIGKKISVEEYNQRCKETVMRFKAQWDDLTEKMGYWVDLDDPYVTFEPEYIESCWALLKKLYDKGLLYKGYTIQPYSPAAGTGLSSHELNQPGTYRDVKDTTVVAQFKVKPGPVAEKLFALAGDDAKVFILAWTTTPWTLPANTGLAVGKNIPYQLIRTFNPYTYEPIHVVLAKALVSRYFNEKGAAAPLEGYAEGDHKVLPWRVLGGFTGADLIDIKYERLFDFTPFEGEERAFRVINGDFVTTEDGTGIVHISPTFGADDFRAAQLADIPALMVPDAEGTLGPIVDRTGRYVPQMGEFGGRWVKNYDGHDESGADYKTLDESIVIKMKGDGTAFKVEKYEHTYPHCWRTDKPVLYYPLDSWFIKTTAVKDRLIELNKTINWKPESTGTGRFGNWLENLVDWNLSRSRYWGTPLPIWRTQDGTEELCIGSIEQLKTEIDKAVAAEVMTHNPYANGEKVDLHRPYVDDIFLVSPTGLPMYREADLIDVWFDSGAMPYAQWHYPIENAEKFQKNFPADFIAEGVDQTRGWFFTLHALAVMLEDSVAFKNVIANGLVLAKDGQKMSKRLGNAVDPFATIKQFGPDATRWYLIANAPPWDNLKFDPAGVTEVQRRFFGTLFNTYSFYALYANLDEFQTSEFNRIPLSELSELDRWILSKLQSLIVEVRGHLDSYDPTKAARAIQDFVTDQLSNWYVRLSRRRFWKGELTDDKRAAYETLQECLVVVAQLMSPIAPFFGEWLYKNMTDGMRAEAVAKNTPLAPESVHLTLLVEADTARIDPKLEERMELAQRISSLAHSLRKKSVLKVRQPLQRILVPVLNDSTKEQVGLVEDLICAEINVKHIEFLDDESGVLVKSVKPNFKRLGQQYGPRLKAVGARIQQMTAAEISKLEKEGSLAVEVDGQPITLAPDDVEIRTDDLPGWLVATDGPLTVALDVTLTDELRQEGLARELVNRLQNLRKDSGLEVQDKIRVTLADQQPELTAAVAAFGEYIRTETQALALTFAADVNGGSVLEFDDYSVPVHLEVATA; via the coding sequence ATGAAATACCCCGAATACAAGCAGCCGCTCAATTACGGCCAGGTGGGCGAGGACATCCTCGCCTGGTGGAAGGAGCACGGCATCTTTGAAAAGAGCGTGAGCAGCCGCGAAGGTCAGCCCACGTTCGTGTTTTACGAAGGACCGCCTTCCGCCAACGGCGCCCCCGGCATCCACCACGTGATGGCCCGTACGGTGAAGGACATTTTCTGCCGCTACCAGACGCTGCAGGGCAAGCAGGTGTCGCGCAAAGGTGGCTGGGACACCCACGGCCTGCCCATTGAGCTGCAGGTGGAGAAGGAGCTCGGCATTACCAAGGAGGACATCGGCAAGAAAATCAGCGTTGAGGAGTACAACCAGCGCTGCAAGGAAACCGTCATGCGCTTCAAGGCGCAGTGGGACGACCTGACCGAGAAAATGGGGTACTGGGTCGACCTCGACGACCCGTATGTAACCTTCGAGCCGGAGTACATCGAAAGCTGCTGGGCGCTGCTCAAGAAGCTTTATGACAAGGGCTTGCTATACAAGGGCTACACCATCCAGCCGTATTCGCCGGCCGCCGGCACCGGCCTCAGCTCGCACGAGTTGAACCAGCCTGGCACTTATCGCGACGTGAAAGACACGACCGTGGTGGCGCAGTTCAAGGTGAAGCCCGGTCCGGTTGCGGAGAAGCTGTTTGCCCTAGCTGGTGATGATGCTAAGGTGTTCATCCTGGCCTGGACGACCACGCCCTGGACCCTGCCGGCCAACACTGGCTTGGCGGTGGGCAAGAACATCCCCTACCAGCTGATTCGCACCTTCAACCCCTACACCTACGAGCCCATCCATGTGGTGCTGGCCAAGGCGTTGGTGAGCCGTTACTTCAACGAAAAAGGTGCCGCAGCGCCGCTAGAAGGCTATGCCGAAGGCGACCATAAGGTACTGCCCTGGCGCGTACTAGGTGGCTTTACGGGCGCCGACCTCATCGACATCAAGTACGAACGCCTTTTCGATTTCACGCCGTTTGAGGGCGAGGAGCGGGCTTTCCGCGTCATCAACGGCGACTTCGTCACCACGGAGGACGGTACCGGCATCGTGCACATCTCGCCCACGTTTGGTGCCGATGACTTCCGGGCCGCGCAGCTGGCGGACATCCCGGCGCTGATGGTGCCGGATGCTGAAGGTACGCTCGGCCCCATCGTGGACCGGACGGGCCGCTACGTGCCCCAAATGGGCGAGTTTGGCGGCCGTTGGGTGAAGAACTATGATGGACATGATGAGTCCGGCGCCGACTACAAGACGCTGGACGAGAGCATCGTCATCAAGATGAAGGGCGACGGCACGGCCTTCAAAGTGGAGAAGTACGAGCACACCTACCCACACTGCTGGCGCACCGACAAGCCCGTGCTCTACTACCCGCTCGACTCCTGGTTTATCAAGACCACGGCGGTGAAGGACCGGCTCATCGAGCTCAACAAAACCATCAACTGGAAGCCCGAAAGCACCGGCACCGGCCGCTTCGGCAACTGGCTGGAGAACTTGGTAGACTGGAACTTAAGCCGCTCGCGCTACTGGGGCACGCCGCTGCCCATCTGGCGCACGCAGGACGGCACCGAGGAGCTGTGCATCGGCAGCATCGAGCAGCTGAAAACGGAGATTGACAAGGCCGTCGCGGCCGAAGTCATGACCCACAACCCCTACGCCAACGGCGAAAAAGTGGACCTGCACCGGCCCTACGTGGACGATATATTCCTCGTGAGCCCCACCGGCCTGCCCATGTACCGCGAGGCTGACCTCATCGACGTGTGGTTCGACTCCGGCGCCATGCCCTACGCGCAGTGGCATTACCCCATCGAAAACGCCGAGAAATTCCAGAAGAACTTCCCTGCCGATTTCATTGCCGAAGGCGTGGACCAAACCCGCGGCTGGTTCTTCACGCTGCACGCCCTGGCCGTGATGCTGGAAGACTCTGTGGCCTTCAAAAACGTCATCGCCAATGGCCTCGTGCTGGCCAAGGACGGCCAGAAGATGAGCAAGCGCCTCGGCAACGCCGTGGACCCGTTTGCCACCATCAAGCAGTTCGGCCCTGATGCCACCCGCTGGTACCTCATCGCCAACGCGCCACCGTGGGACAACCTTAAGTTTGACCCCGCTGGCGTGACCGAAGTGCAGCGCCGGTTCTTCGGCACGCTGTTCAATACGTACTCGTTCTATGCGCTTTACGCGAATCTGGACGAGTTCCAGACTAGCGAATTCAACCGCATTCCGCTCTCGGAGCTGAGCGAGCTGGACCGCTGGATTCTGAGCAAGTTGCAGTCGCTGATTGTGGAAGTGCGCGGCCACCTGGATAGCTACGACCCCACGAAGGCCGCCCGCGCCATCCAGGATTTTGTGACCGACCAGCTCTCGAACTGGTACGTGCGCCTCTCGCGCCGCCGTTTCTGGAAAGGCGAACTGACCGACGACAAACGCGCCGCCTACGAAACCCTGCAGGAATGCCTGGTTGTCGTAGCTCAACTCATGTCGCCCATCGCGCCGTTTTTCGGCGAGTGGCTATACAAGAACATGACCGACGGCATGCGTGCCGAGGCGGTAGCCAAAAACACGCCCCTGGCCCCGGAATCGGTGCATCTGACGCTGCTAGTGGAAGCCGATACGGCCCGCATCGACCCGAAGCTGGAGGAGCGCATGGAGCTGGCCCAACGCATCAGTTCGCTGGCTCACTCGCTACGCAAAAAGTCGGTGCTGAAGGTGCGGCAGCCCCTGCAACGCATCCTGGTGCCGGTGCTGAACGACTCAACCAAGGAGCAAGTCGGCCTCGTGGAGGACCTGATTTGCGCCGAAATCAACGTGAAGCACATCGAGTTCCTCGACGACGAAAGCGGCGTGCTAGTGAAGTCGGTGAAGCCCAACTTCAAACGCCTTGGCCAACAGTATGGGCCACGTTTGAAGGCCGTGGGCGCCCGCATTCAGCAGATGACGGCAGCCGAAATCTCGAAGTTGGAGAAGGAGGGAAGCCTCGCTGTGGAAGTGGATGGCCAGCCCATCACGCTAGCCCCGGACGATGTGGAAATCCGCACCGACGACCTGCCCGGCTGGCTCGTGGCCACCGACGGCCCCCTCACCGTGGCCCTCGACGTGACCCTGACCGACGAGCTGCGCCAGGAAGGCCTCGCCCGCGAGCTGGTGAACCGCCTGCAGAATCTGCGCAAAGACTCGGGCCTGGAAGTGCAGGACAAAATCCGCGTCACTTTGGCAGACCAGCAGCCTGAGCTCACGGCCGCCGTGGCCGCGTTTGGCGAATACATCCGCACCGAAACGCAGGCCTTGGCGCTAACGTTTGCGGCCGACGTGAACGGCGGCTCCGTGCTCGAATTTGATGACTACTCCGTGCCCGTGCATTTGGAGGTTGCAACTGCTTGA
- a CDS encoding inorganic phosphate transporter produces the protein MFGLEPHVLLLLGVCLLAACAFEFVNGFHDTANAVATVIYTNTLRPWVAVVWSAFWNFIGVFAGGIGVAMGIVYLLPVESLVDANVYHGIAMVGALILGAIIWNVGTWYYGIPASSSHALIGSILGVGIAYSLLPESRGTAVNWAKAGETGIALLAGPLLGFALTIGMMFLFKRFVPSKAIFKEPHKRKPPPLWIRLLLIVTCTLVSFFHGSNDGQKGVGLIMLILIGIVPFRFALDESKNPLDLRDSLGKVEYVINRVNRQELSPSDQKRLGEMQAQTADLDRIFAGITNVKELPQKTRFEIRRDVLLLANRAKKLLASPSISLSTQDRDIYDAATKEMKTFTDYAPWWVLLMVSLSLAIGTMIGWQRIVKTIGERIGKEHLSYAQGASSELVAAAMIGVSTQFGLPASTTHVLTSSIAGSMVASRGVKNINPGMVRTIALAWVLTLPVTMVLSGVLFLLFRAMLG, from the coding sequence ATGTTTGGTTTAGAACCTCACGTGCTGCTGCTTCTCGGCGTGTGTTTACTGGCTGCCTGCGCGTTCGAGTTCGTCAATGGTTTCCACGACACTGCCAACGCCGTGGCCACCGTTATTTACACCAACACGCTCCGGCCTTGGGTGGCCGTGGTGTGGTCGGCGTTCTGGAACTTCATCGGCGTATTTGCCGGCGGCATCGGCGTGGCCATGGGCATTGTGTATTTGCTACCGGTCGAGAGCCTGGTGGATGCCAACGTGTACCACGGCATTGCCATGGTGGGCGCCCTTATCCTGGGCGCCATCATCTGGAACGTGGGCACCTGGTACTACGGCATTCCGGCGTCGAGTTCCCATGCCCTTATCGGCTCCATTCTGGGCGTGGGCATTGCGTATTCGCTGCTGCCCGAGTCGCGGGGCACGGCCGTGAACTGGGCCAAAGCCGGCGAAACGGGCATTGCCCTGCTGGCAGGGCCCTTGCTGGGCTTCGCGCTCACCATCGGCATGATGTTCCTGTTCAAGCGCTTTGTGCCCAGCAAGGCCATTTTCAAGGAGCCGCACAAGCGCAAGCCCCCACCCCTGTGGATTCGGCTGCTGCTGATTGTGACGTGTACGCTGGTGAGCTTTTTCCACGGCTCCAACGACGGCCAGAAGGGCGTGGGCCTCATCATGCTGATTCTCATCGGCATCGTGCCCTTCCGCTTTGCCCTCGACGAATCCAAGAATCCCTTGGATCTGCGCGACTCCCTGGGCAAGGTCGAGTACGTGATAAATCGCGTGAACCGGCAGGAATTGAGCCCCAGCGACCAGAAGAGACTGGGCGAGATGCAGGCCCAAACCGCCGACCTCGACCGCATCTTTGCCGGCATCACCAACGTGAAGGAACTGCCCCAAAAAACGCGCTTCGAAATCCGCCGCGACGTGCTGCTGCTGGCCAACCGTGCCAAAAAGCTGCTCGCTTCGCCCAGCATTAGCCTCAGCACCCAGGACCGCGACATCTACGACGCGGCCACTAAGGAGATGAAAACGTTCACGGACTATGCCCCCTGGTGGGTGCTGCTCATGGTGAGCCTTTCCCTGGCCATTGGCACCATGATAGGCTGGCAGCGCATCGTGAAAACCATTGGCGAGCGCATCGGCAAGGAGCACCTGAGCTACGCCCAGGGCGCCTCTTCCGAGCTGGTGGCAGCCGCCATGATTGGGGTGAGCACGCAGTTTGGCCTGCCGGCTTCCACCACGCACGTGCTCACCTCGTCCATCGCGGGCTCCATGGTGGCCAGCCGCGGCGTGAAAAACATCAACCCCGGCATGGTCCGCACCATTGCCCTGGCCTGGGTGCTCACCTTGCCCGTCACCATGGTGCTTTCGGGGGTGCTGTTCCTGCTGTTCCGCGCGATGCTGGGCTAA
- a CDS encoding glycine--tRNA ligase, translating into MNPALETTQLKDIVAHAKEYGFVFQSSEIYDGLAAVYDYGPNGVELKNNLKRLWWEAMTQLHHDVVGIDAAIFMAPQTWKASGHIDGFNDPMVDNLDSKKRYRADVLLEEKAAEYENAGDPARGAALTAEMGRLLTENDLAGVRQLIIDEKILCPVSKTGNWTEVRQFNLMFSTQGSAVDSDAPPVYLRPETAQGIFVNFLNVQKSARMKIPFGIAQIGKAFRNEIVARQFIFRMREFEQMEMQFFVRPGTEGEWYDTWKAARRRFHEAIGLPADKLRFHDHDKLAHYAKAAVDIEYEFPFGFKEIEGIHSRSDFDLTQHQALSRKKQQYFDADVDPATGKPYGNYVPYVVETSVGADRLFLATMCQAFAEETITEGEGDAQQTKTRTFLKLHPAVAPVKAAIFPLVRKDGMPEKAQEIFDSLKYDFRLVLEERDAIGKRYTRQDLIGTPFCIVVDGQTLEDDTVTVRHRDSREQTRMPISELRSYIGEAVSFRRIFEQL; encoded by the coding sequence ATGAATCCAGCACTCGAAACCACCCAACTCAAGGATATTGTGGCCCACGCCAAGGAATACGGCTTCGTATTTCAGTCATCGGAAATCTACGACGGCCTGGCCGCCGTGTACGACTACGGCCCCAACGGCGTGGAACTGAAAAACAACCTCAAGCGCCTGTGGTGGGAGGCCATGACGCAGCTGCACCACGACGTGGTGGGCATCGACGCGGCCATTTTTATGGCGCCCCAGACCTGGAAAGCCAGCGGTCACATCGACGGTTTCAACGACCCCATGGTGGATAACCTCGACAGCAAGAAGCGCTACCGCGCCGACGTGCTGCTCGAAGAAAAAGCAGCCGAGTACGAAAACGCCGGCGACCCCGCCCGCGGCGCAGCCCTCACGGCCGAAATGGGCCGCCTGCTCACCGAAAACGACCTGGCCGGCGTGCGCCAGCTCATCATCGACGAGAAAATTCTCTGCCCCGTTTCCAAAACCGGCAACTGGACCGAGGTGCGCCAGTTCAACCTGATGTTCTCGACTCAGGGCTCAGCCGTGGACTCGGACGCGCCGCCCGTGTACCTGCGCCCCGAAACCGCGCAGGGCATCTTCGTGAACTTCCTGAACGTGCAGAAGTCGGCCCGCATGAAGATTCCCTTCGGTATTGCCCAAATCGGCAAGGCCTTCCGGAACGAGATTGTGGCCCGCCAGTTCATCTTCCGCATGCGGGAATTTGAGCAGATGGAGATGCAATTCTTCGTTCGCCCCGGCACCGAAGGCGAGTGGTACGACACCTGGAAGGCCGCCCGTCGCCGCTTCCACGAGGCCATCGGCCTGCCCGCCGACAAGCTGCGCTTCCACGACCACGACAAGCTGGCCCACTACGCCAAGGCCGCCGTCGACATCGAGTACGAATTCCCCTTCGGCTTCAAGGAAATCGAAGGCATTCACTCCCGTTCCGACTTTGACCTGACCCAGCACCAAGCCCTGAGCCGCAAAAAGCAGCAGTACTTCGACGCCGATGTGGACCCCGCCACCGGCAAACCCTACGGCAACTACGTGCCCTACGTAGTGGAAACCTCCGTGGGCGCCGACCGCCTGTTTCTGGCCACCATGTGCCAGGCCTTCGCCGAAGAAACCATCACCGAAGGGGAGGGCGACGCCCAACAGACCAAAACCCGCACCTTTCTGAAGCTGCACCCAGCTGTGGCCCCGGTGAAAGCCGCCATTTTCCCGCTGGTCCGCAAAGACGGCATGCCCGAGAAGGCCCAGGAAATCTTCGATTCGCTGAAGTACGACTTCCGTTTGGTGCTGGAAGAGCGCGACGCCATTGGCAAGCGCTACACCCGCCAGGACCTCATCGGCACGCCCTTCTGCATCGTGGTCGACGGTCAGACCCTGGAAGACGACACCGTGACCGTGCGCCACCGCGACTCCCGCGAGCAAACCCGCATGCCGATTTCGGAGCTGCGCAGCTACATCGGCGAGGCCGTGAGCTTCCGCCGCATCTTCGAGCAGCTGTAG